The region cactcactctttcactctctctctcacacacgctcttggtcactcactcacactctctctcattctccatctctctctctcattctccatctctcactctctttctctcacactcactctttctctcacactcactctttctctgtcactcacttgctctttctttcacactcactctccctctGTCACGCTCTCTCGTTCACTCTTTCaccttctctctcacacacgttctctgacactcactctctcattcactcactttctcctcacactctctctcgctctctctctctctcacacacacactccctcattctccctctctctctcactctttctctcacactctctcttactcactttttctcacactcactcactctttctctcacactctctctctatcactcactcactcgctctttctctcacattcacactcacactctctctttctcaccgGTTGTTCTGGCCTGACACAAATGTGGTGTTCTCACCTGCTTAAACTAACAGGCCAATCATACCAGTTTCCCTTGGTCCTATTCCAAGTGACTTCAAACGTTTGGATTGTGATTCAGCTGTGAATCGACCCAACCACATACGCATTTCCTGTCGAGCTGCTACACTGAGccagaacacaaacaaaaacactaaataaaccctGGCTGCGATACACAAAAGCATTTAAAGGTAATCATCTCTAGGTTATAATTATCCAGCAGCCTAATTTATGTAGCGCCGGTGCTGTGACAAAGTAAACTAACCTACCTGTCCAAAGATCCGGTCGTATTAGTGTTTCTGCGCATGCGCGCTGAGCCTTTGTGCGTCCATAAAATCACGCTTcttcatatattatataaaacatatcgGCATATGCTACCTATAACTTTCTTTCTACTGGAAAGCATTTTCTGATCAAATTAGACAGCAGGACACACACTACTCCTACGTGTGCTTTTGTTTTACGAAGATTTATCATTTCTATGCACACTTGCCAAATGTTTGTTTAccttttactattattattattattattattattattattattattattattactattattattattctgccaCCGTATTTCTGACCAGTGAATGAGGCTTGTGTGAGATGTGTGTTTTCAGATGTACACGCCCCCTGCCAACGTCTTGCCTTTTGGTTTATTTACGTGCAGTGTAAAACTAAACCAGACGAAATCACAATTCAAAACAAACCAAATCAACTGAACTCCGATTAGGATGAATAGACAAGAACGCGCAACATGCTTTCTGCCTTTAAGGCTACCAAACGGAGCGATGTGTAATGATACTTGCAATATTTAACCCTTTAGTTTAGAAATCGGACTAGATTCCCTGGTCGGAAAAGCAACCTCAGCCACTGTTTGCACGTAGTGAAAATGGGAAAGTTAATAACTACATCCGGCGTAAAACATGCGCCAGAATCAATACGCGGATGGATGATCAGCTGTGGGAGCAGTTTAGGAAATGAGACTCACCTTGATCGCCAAGGAGACAGCGACCGGTTCTTCAGATCAGATGAGAAGACCCAGTGTGTGAAATCGGAACAGGACGGGGAGGATACAGCATGTACAGCTCTGTGTTCATTGTGTCTGCCCGTCCTCCGCTGTAATCTCCTTGCCTGCATCTCCAGTTCATCTCGAGTCAAACAGCCTTTGTGCTTCTGTACTGCCAGAGCATCCGTGAGGAAAAGGAGTAAAACTCCCACTATCAGAGAAGACTGGAAAAGAATGACAGCATGATCCATCCAAAATTCAACATAATTACTATGTTTCATTCGAAGTTTATACCTgttcaaataataaatacatctaCTAAGGGCATTATCAGTCATGTTGCActaaaggaataaaaataaataaataagtaaaaaatcACAAGATTATAGGCTACTGTACTTACCCACATGTTTAGTTTGGCCTGTTAGTCCACATCAAATTGCTTAGTGATCCACAGCTATAAGTAGTCGAGCAATATATCGGCTCATTTGGGAAAATCCAAAGAATGAGGAAATGGAAATAGAATACTTCAGTTTCCtcttcccccccacccccccaaacaTAGCTCAATTACAATAGCGCAGCATTGAGGActgtttatctatttatttattagacaaGGAAATGACGAGAATAGTAATTGCATATGAAATATGTTcatttggagggaaaaaaagagacattttaaaatatatcctttatgtttttattattcagtgttgtcACCTTCAAAACTtttacattgttgttgtttttgtttttttgttttttacattacgGTTGCAATTGCAACAAGTCATGAAGCTGAATTAATGTTAAAAACTTTACAATTATTCTCAAAAGGGAATTAAAGATTCATTTAGGTGAACTCAAACCAAAATAAGTATCCTAGCTCGAGGGCTTCTGGCTAGATGTCTAGATTACTTGCAATGGGTGTATTTTGATATACGTGTATCACATCTTGATCACCTGTAGTGATTTTTTGTTTGATATTTGGTTTTTAATATTTCCTATGGTTACCCCATTCTGCCATCCCTCATCCTCAGATGGCACCTCAGTGTGTTTCCTTATGGCTTCAAATTATTCCCCCATTACACGTTGGCCTTATCAAAAGCCTCCACAAATCCCTAGGTAGAATTTCTTACCCACATTtatagagaagagaagaggagaccAACTTTACTGATCCCGAAGGAAATTTTTGTATGGTTCTGTGCTAAGGAAACATTTGACGTCCAGTCCAACTGATAAATCAAGTAGTAGAtctgttgtatttatttctaaGCATATCCTTGGTATTTTCTAGATTATCTTGGCAATTTTCCAGAACAGAGTTATGGAAAGCACAGCAAACTGTATTAATCAATAACATCCTGGCTGCTTGCTCTCACAACCAAACAGGGAATTTGGTGATTTTCCCACTGGCTCTCATCTAAATTCTGATGATACACACAGTTGATAACACATGCTCCAACATTCCCAGTTCCTCATCAGCATTTTCAGGCTACAGTGGCATACTTTCACTAGATAGAAATTTCTTAATTCACCTTCTTACATTGACTAACTGCAGGCTTAATACCATAAACCACCCATTTAAGAGATTTAATCACTTTATGTTTTGGCGGTTGAAGTGTAGTCATTCACTGTTTTTTAGCCTAACTATTCATTTGCATACTTtccatgaataaacaaacacgaaAAGTCAAGTGAGGATTCTCTTTATCAAAATAGTTTATTTAGAAGCTTTCTCTGTCACAAAAAGCAAGATATTATTCTTCCCTATCGCAAAGTGTCCCAAAGACAAACTCTCGCACTCATCTAAAAATaaggaacaaaataaaatacagtttttacttGAAGAGCTAGGGGAACGAAAACCAATGCAATCTTATAAAAGCAATACATCACATCACTGTCATTTGTTCTCTAGTTTTATACACTTTAAGAGGTGCGTTTCCTCAACTGGCTTATAATATTTGTACACAGTCAGAAACAGAAGACGGTCAGGAAATGCTTAACATACAGAACTGGAAAGAGCTCATTGGTTAAGATGGGAACACTGGAACCTAGAGGTCTTCAGAGTGTCAAAACTTTAGCTAGCCAGGAGGTGTTTGCACAAAAGCAGTCACCCTTAGTAAGGCAGTCCTTCTTGATGATCAAAATTTTTAGTCTTGGATCAAAAGACTATGATACAGACTATTAACAAAAAGTGaataagagggagagagagcgaaatggagcgagacagagggagagaaagaactTAATAGTACATTTTTCTCAGCATAGAGACACTACAGTAAAGCTTCCAACTTCTTGCAATAACAGATTAAGAGTGAACTGTCACCCCACTACAATATCACATCAATATAAAATGTAGACAACCTCTCGCTGGGGGTGAAATGTGCGAATAATGTAGCAGCGATCACCGTGAGCTACTTAGACGTCTGCGACTTTAAACACAATGACCGTTTTTTATCCACTTCTAAACAACGCTGGGTGTCCTCGGTGACTGATGGCTTGGAAACCAGATGTTGCAGGTTCTGGCCTATTCCTCACTTCCCCGGGATTTTAGCCCTTTTGCGGGCGATGGCATCTTCCACGGCCTTCAACTGCTTCAGCAGCTCCTCACGGCGGGAGAGAGTGCTGCTGGGTTTGCCTGAGCCTGGTGCAGGGGCTGGAGATTTACCAGCTGATGCTGCAAGACCTTTCCCAGAAGACTTGGGTGGTGGGGATTGGGGACGCTTCCTGgaggaacaaaaacacaacCATGAGTCATGAGGAAACAAAATTAGGTctttaaattgtatttaatctttgaacaaatatatacacacacctttgTTAAATACATACTCTGAGTATTTTTTTCTGTGGTtaagtagaaaaaaaattctcaaggAGGCACTCTACTAAAACTGGTATGCAGGATTTGTTAACTTTACACCAGCCTGCTAACTTTAGAGTGCTTCTGCAATAAATGATGTTCTATCCATATCCATAATTATAGGAAGTGCTAACAATGTGAATAGAAGGTAGCTGTAGTGAAATTTTAATCCCGTCTCTGTAGTATCTGCTTCTGATCCCGATTGGTTGGAGGTTGGTCTGCATCACATCAATTTTTATCTCTTTACTGAACCTGTAATACCACATAGATGAGAGTTGTCCTCTGGGgaaatattttattgaagcCACCAGAATGTGAGAACCTTTACAAAGGCTGTAAAGTTTATGTACAGGTGTACTGATGATAATGTAAGCAAACAGTGCTAAAATGTTCAGCAAAAATGTCTCATCTCAATAAAAATTACTTCAGAGTCTGAAATTCAGATATGTAACACTGCTGCACAATGTATAACTGTTTTCAGTTATATAAGCGCGTGCATGCTAATTTGACTCTGATGGGCAGAGATGCACACAAAATTTGCACAAAACCTGAGTGATGTGTTACCTAGCACAGCAACAGCTGAAAGAAACACTGTGAGTGACACGGACTGGGCAGAGTGTGATAAGAGGTCTTACACTTCATAATAATCAGCCCCTTAAACCAAGCAGCACTCTCTGATGCAGTACAGTTAAGGAGCTACACAGGCAAAAAATTAACATAATTTTATAATGCACTtattaaatgagaaaaaagTGAAACCCTTTAGAAAGGCATTATTTGAAAAGCATTTTGTAACTATTTTAGGTACGAGGAAATATCAACACGGCTGACATTTAGGTCCTATCCAACAGTTCAAAagcaaaaacatacacacacacacacacacatttatatatatataaaatataattgtgtatgcatgtatgtctgtctctctctctctcatacatacatatatatatatatatatatatatatatatatatatattcattctaTAGTATTATTTTCCATCAAAACCTGTGCAGCTAGAGGTTATATTCGTGACAAAGCATGTATGTggcaggaggaggaagaagaaaaaaaaagaagaaaaaaaaaaaagaagtgaagttacccaaacaaaacaggtattttgtttttgcattcAATTTCTTTGTCTCTGATGACCACTTCCCTCCTAAACAGTGTGCGTCATCAGGTTTGTATGTACTGTCCGTGCACACAGTGTATACATCCCTGGGGTTTCCCATTTTAATAATAAGCCGCGTTCTAAACAAAAGACTAGAGACtcagcaaatatttttttcaaaccaTGATCGATGCAGAGCAGAATATCTTGAAATATCATGAGATTATCCAGGAAAggaaaaaatgattatttattattattgcatccTTTCTAGTGACCCTgggtcagtgttttttttttatttgttttttttttttaaacaaacgttAAGGAAGAGACAAACTTTTCCCTACGCTGGGAATTTTATAAAACAGCCACGATTAGGGTG is a window of Ictalurus punctatus breed USDA103 chromosome 4, Coco_2.0, whole genome shotgun sequence DNA encoding:
- the il17c gene encoding interleukin-17C; this translates as MWSSLIVGVLLLFLTDALAVQKHKGCLTRDELEMQARRLQRRTGRHNEHRAVHAVSSPSCSDFTHWVFSSDLKNRSLSPWRSRFETDHHLIPPTYEVAECLCSGCIIDGSENTDYNSIPVMQSVMFLKKVACSSDPDKYSFEVVYKTIPVACTCAVPRQ